From Pseudanabaena sp. PCC 6802, one genomic window encodes:
- the uca gene encoding urea carboxylase: protein MFTKVLVANRGEIACRVIRTLDRLGIDSVAVYSEADTHAQHVTLAKEAICLGGMTAAESYLRYDRLLEIALAAGVKAIHPGYGFLSENAEFAEACADAGIQFIGPTPTQLRQFGLKHIAREIAAQNQVSMLPGSDLLENVEQAREVAKAIAYPVMLKSTAGGGGIGMQVCDNEAELERAYDKVKHLSEANFKQSGIFLEKYIQTARHIEVQIFGDGNGKVIALGERDCSTQRRNQKVIEETPAPGISDRLRQVLCDAAVRLGEAVAYRSAGTVEYIFDVDAQEFYFLEVNTRLQVEHGVTEMVCDVDLVEWMVRLAAGDRTFLDNYHHQPQGHAMQVRIYAEDANKQFQPSSGLLDCVKLATGVRWDSWIESGTEVTPFYDPLLAKLIVHGSDRVEAISKLQTALAESKIAGIETNLDYLRQVVSYPDFVRGQVSTRLLGKFIYRPQTIDVLDPGTFTTIQDYPGRVGYWDIGVPPSGPMDSLAFRLGNRILGNPELSAALECTMLGPTLKFNCDTTICLTGAAMRATLDGNPVSYWRAIPVKTGSTLKLKGIEGAGYRTYVAIRHGFDVPEYLGSRSTFTLGQFGGHGGRTLRKGDVLHITNTDNTDNDANSHLSLPCDLIPQYTSDWEVAVFYGPHGAPDFFTNSDIAMLFSQRWTIHHNSARTGIRLIGPKPQWARANGGEAGLHPSNIHDNAYAIGTIDFTGDMPIILAHDGPSLGGFVCPATIVQAELWKIGQMKPGDTVRFYPIDPETASELECIQEEEIFTLRKSERSPVTLTNLKENLPEITSISPVLQQIPETQQQIAVTYRQAGDKYLLIEYGPLILDLNLRFRVHALMLWLQELKLPGIVDLTPGIRSLQIHYDSRQLPRQKLLDILATTEQELPDLSEVEVASRVVHLPLSWDDASTQLAIAKYMQSVRDNAPWCPSNLEFIRRINGLRDIEQVREIVFSASYLVLGLGDVYLGAPVATPIDPRHRLVTTKYNPARTWTPENAVGIGGAYLCIYGMEGPGGYQFVGRTVPVWNRYKQTADFSKPWLLRFFDRIRFFPVSAEELLRYREDVIQGKVKLEIEEQTFRLKQYQEFLQNNAESIATFKTQQQSAFAAERDRWAIAGEFDRQESFATDPVPDTPEIEIPDGQEALLADFAGTVWQILVQSGDIVAEGQSLIILEAMKMEISLVASSSGKVGQILCQTGQAIAAGQILLSIEIL from the coding sequence ATGTTTACCAAAGTTTTAGTTGCCAATCGCGGTGAAATCGCGTGTCGGGTAATTCGTACGCTCGATCGCTTGGGGATCGATTCCGTTGCTGTGTATTCGGAAGCAGATACTCACGCTCAACATGTCACGCTTGCCAAGGAAGCTATTTGCCTGGGTGGGATGACTGCGGCTGAAAGTTATCTGCGCTACGATCGCCTTTTAGAAATTGCTCTAGCTGCGGGAGTGAAAGCTATTCATCCCGGTTACGGCTTTTTGAGCGAGAATGCCGAATTCGCCGAAGCTTGCGCGGACGCGGGAATTCAGTTTATCGGCCCCACTCCGACGCAATTGCGACAGTTTGGGCTGAAACACATCGCAAGGGAAATTGCTGCACAAAATCAGGTGTCAATGCTACCGGGCAGCGATCTGCTGGAAAATGTGGAGCAAGCTCGCGAGGTTGCCAAAGCGATCGCTTATCCTGTAATGCTGAAAAGCACGGCAGGGGGTGGTGGTATTGGGATGCAGGTCTGCGATAACGAAGCTGAATTAGAGCGAGCTTACGATAAGGTAAAACATTTAAGTGAAGCGAATTTTAAGCAAAGCGGTATTTTTCTGGAGAAATATATCCAAACTGCCAGACATATTGAAGTTCAGATCTTTGGCGATGGTAATGGAAAAGTTATTGCCCTAGGAGAACGCGACTGTTCGACACAGCGACGGAACCAAAAGGTAATTGAAGAAACACCTGCACCTGGTATTAGCGATCGGCTGAGGCAGGTATTGTGCGATGCTGCCGTGCGCTTGGGAGAAGCCGTAGCCTATCGCTCGGCGGGCACCGTTGAATATATTTTCGATGTGGATGCGCAGGAGTTTTACTTTCTAGAAGTCAATACTCGCTTGCAAGTCGAGCATGGCGTAACGGAGATGGTATGCGATGTCGATCTGGTGGAATGGATGGTGCGGCTGGCAGCAGGCGATCGGACTTTCCTGGATAACTATCACCATCAACCCCAAGGCCATGCTATGCAAGTTCGCATCTATGCTGAGGATGCAAATAAGCAGTTTCAACCGAGTTCGGGATTGCTCGACTGTGTCAAGCTCGCTACTGGGGTGCGTTGGGATAGCTGGATTGAGAGCGGCACTGAAGTAACACCCTTCTACGATCCTTTACTAGCAAAGTTAATCGTACATGGCAGCGATCGCGTGGAAGCAATCTCGAAGCTGCAAACCGCTCTAGCGGAATCGAAAATTGCTGGGATTGAGACTAATTTAGATTATCTGCGTCAGGTTGTTAGCTATCCCGACTTTGTCCGGGGTCAGGTCAGTACCAGGCTACTCGGTAAATTTATCTATCGTCCTCAGACAATTGACGTGTTAGATCCGGGCACATTTACTACTATTCAAGATTATCCTGGTCGAGTTGGATATTGGGATATCGGCGTACCTCCATCGGGACCGATGGACAGCCTGGCTTTTAGACTGGGCAATCGCATCTTAGGCAATCCTGAATTGTCGGCAGCATTGGAATGTACCATGCTGGGTCCAACTCTAAAATTCAACTGCGACACGACAATTTGTCTAACTGGGGCAGCAATGCGCGCAACTCTCGATGGGAATCCAGTTTCCTATTGGCGTGCGATACCAGTCAAAACAGGCAGCACGTTAAAGCTAAAGGGGATCGAAGGGGCTGGCTATCGTACATATGTAGCAATTCGGCATGGATTTGACGTGCCGGAATATTTGGGTAGCAGATCGACATTCACGTTGGGGCAATTCGGCGGTCATGGCGGGCGAACGTTACGCAAAGGCGATGTACTGCATATTACCAACACCGACAACACTGACAATGATGCTAATAGCCATCTATCTCTTCCTTGCGATCTAATTCCGCAATATACTTCTGATTGGGAAGTAGCTGTGTTCTACGGCCCTCATGGAGCACCGGATTTCTTCACGAACTCCGACATCGCCATGCTATTTTCCCAGCGTTGGACGATACACCATAACTCTGCCCGTACAGGTATTCGTTTGATTGGGCCGAAACCGCAATGGGCGAGGGCAAACGGTGGCGAAGCTGGCTTGCACCCATCGAATATTCACGATAATGCCTACGCGATCGGGACGATTGATTTCACTGGAGACATGCCGATTATCCTCGCGCATGATGGCCCGAGTTTGGGAGGATTTGTCTGTCCTGCCACAATCGTGCAGGCGGAACTCTGGAAGATCGGACAAATGAAGCCAGGCGATACGGTGCGCTTTTATCCAATCGATCCCGAAACTGCGAGCGAACTAGAATGCATCCAAGAGGAGGAAATCTTCACACTAAGAAAATCGGAGCGATCGCCAGTAACACTAACAAACTTAAAGGAGAATCTTCCAGAGATTACAAGCATCTCTCCAGTTCTGCAACAAATTCCCGAAACGCAGCAGCAAATAGCTGTCACCTACCGTCAAGCTGGAGATAAGTATTTACTAATTGAATACGGGCCATTGATTCTGGATCTGAATCTGCGGTTTCGCGTCCATGCCCTCATGCTCTGGCTCCAGGAACTCAAGCTCCCCGGCATAGTCGATCTCACCCCCGGCATTCGATCGCTGCAAATCCACTACGATAGCCGTCAGCTACCGCGACAAAAGCTGCTCGATATTCTTGCTACCACCGAGCAGGAATTACCAGATCTCAGCGAGGTAGAAGTAGCCAGTCGGGTCGTGCATTTACCATTATCCTGGGATGATGCTTCGACACAACTGGCGATCGCGAAGTACATGCAATCCGTGCGCGACAATGCTCCCTGGTGCCCTAGCAATCTGGAGTTCATTCGCCGTATTAATGGATTGAGAGATATCGAACAAGTGCGCGAAATTGTTTTTAGTGCCAGTTACCTCGTCCTCGGCTTAGGCGATGTTTATTTGGGCGCGCCCGTAGCTACGCCGATCGATCCCCGCCATCGCCTGGTCACGACCAAATATAACCCAGCTCGAACCTGGACACCAGAGAATGCTGTGGGGATTGGAGGAGCCTACCTCTGCATTTATGGGATGGAAGGCCCTGGAGGATATCAGTTTGTAGGACGAACCGTGCCTGTATGGAATCGCTATAAGCAAACTGCTGATTTCTCTAAGCCCTGGTTATTGCGATTTTTCGATCGAATTCGCTTTTTCCCCGTTTCTGCTGAGGAACTGCTGCGATATCGCGAGGATGTAATTCAGGGTAAAGTTAAGCTAGAGATTGAAGAACAGACCTTCCGACTCAAACAATATCAAGAATTTCTCCAAAACAATGCGGAATCGATCGCGACATTTAAAACCCAGCAGCAATCGGCTTTTGCGGCAGAACGCGATCGCTGGGCGATCGCCGGAGAATTCGATCGACAGGAAAGTTTTGCCACAGATCCCGTCCCAGATACGCCGGAAATAGAAATTCCTGACGGGCAAGAGGCTTTACTTGCAGACTTTGCGGGGACGGTGTGGCAAATTCTCGTACAATCGGGAGATATCGTCGCAGAAGGGCAAAGTTTAATTATTTTAGAAGCCATGAAAATGGAGATTTCGCTAGTCGCTAGCAGTTCGGGCAAGGTGGGACAGATTCTTTGCCAGACAGGTCAAGCGATCGCTGCTGGCCAGATTCTACTGTCGATCGAGATCCTTTAG
- a CDS encoding urea amidolyase associated protein UAAP2, with the protein MVATAIELNPANAIYDEELAARQPWSKVIRKGQILRIIDLQGNQAVDTIIYKADDTSERYSAPDTVVRQGNIFITTGTRLMSNEGNVMMTVIADTCGRHDTLGGACSMESNSVRYGLHKKHLHACVENYLLELSKYEMNKRDLVSNINFYMNVPVNADGTLEIVDGISEAGKHIDLRAEMDVMVLISNCPQINNPCNAYNPTPIRLIVWDAA; encoded by the coding sequence ATGGTGGCAACAGCAATCGAACTCAATCCAGCAAATGCGATTTACGATGAAGAACTGGCAGCACGCCAGCCCTGGTCGAAGGTGATTCGCAAAGGTCAGATTCTGCGCATTATCGATTTACAGGGGAATCAGGCAGTAGATACGATTATCTATAAAGCCGATGACACTTCAGAACGCTATAGCGCACCTGATACAGTCGTTCGGCAAGGGAATATTTTTATCACCACGGGCACTAGATTGATGTCCAATGAGGGCAACGTGATGATGACTGTAATTGCCGACACCTGCGGCAGGCACGACACGCTGGGCGGAGCCTGTAGCATGGAAAGTAACTCCGTCCGCTATGGATTGCACAAAAAACACCTGCATGCTTGTGTGGAAAACTACCTGTTGGAACTCAGCAAGTATGAAATGAACAAGCGGGATTTGGTCAGCAACATCAATTTCTATATGAACGTCCCTGTGAATGCTGATGGCACATTGGAGATTGTGGATGGTATATCGGAAGCTGGGAAACATATAGATTTACGGGCTGAGATGGATGTCATGGTTTTGATCTCCAACTGTCCGCAGATTAATAATCCATGTAACGCTTACAATCCCACCCCAATTCGACTGATTGTTTGGGATGCAGCGTAG
- a CDS encoding urea amidolyase associated protein UAAP1 yields the protein MVQTVASMLNAAIAPELVLLDEKLPGGAYWHGIIKRGNTLRITDLEGSQGVSLVCYNADSPIERLNVADTAKIQFNAFLKKGMVMYSDMGRILFSITEDTSGYHDLICGCSNAASNLAKYGQGPYNKYGESDYNNSRNNFLKALSKRGLTRKDLMPNVNLFSRVAVSPEGNLQYVSGCEQPGSFVDLRAEMNVLAIVSNCPHVLHPDTVYRPKSIQLTVWKSPAPSDEDLCRTANEEVKRGFINTDVLFAQV from the coding sequence ATGGTACAAACCGTTGCATCAATGCTGAATGCCGCGATCGCCCCCGAATTAGTTCTATTAGATGAAAAACTGCCAGGGGGAGCCTATTGGCATGGAATCATCAAACGGGGCAACACGCTACGCATCACCGATCTGGAGGGTTCTCAAGGCGTTTCGCTCGTTTGCTATAATGCCGACAGCCCTATCGAACGCTTGAATGTAGCCGATACAGCCAAGATTCAATTCAATGCCTTTTTAAAGAAAGGGATGGTGATGTACTCAGACATGGGGCGGATTCTATTCTCCATCACTGAAGATACTTCTGGCTATCACGATTTGATTTGCGGTTGTAGTAATGCCGCGAGCAATCTGGCTAAGTACGGCCAAGGTCCCTACAATAAATACGGAGAGAGCGATTACAACAACTCTCGCAATAATTTCCTCAAGGCACTTAGCAAGCGAGGTCTTACCCGCAAAGACTTAATGCCCAACGTGAATCTATTCAGTCGAGTGGCGGTTTCTCCTGAGGGAAACTTGCAATATGTCAGCGGCTGCGAACAGCCTGGTAGCTTTGTGGATTTGAGGGCTGAAATGAACGTGCTAGCGATCGTATCCAATTGTCCCCATGTACTGCACCCCGATACAGTGTATCGTCCCAAGTCGATTCAGCTTACAGTCTGGAAATCGCCTGCTCCATCTGACGAAGATCTATGTCGGACTGCGAATGAGGAAGTCAAACGCGGCTTTATCAACACGGATGTATTATTCGCGCAGGTGTAG
- a CDS encoding ABC transporter permease, which yields MPEEVHPPSIRDRLKPKSLRPSVFWRISEDIPPKLNLILVIASILAPLCVWWLMTAFGGIDPTFLPSPQQVIAAGERLWASGDLQKDTIASLWRVGVGFLLSCLISIPIGLFMGSFRSIRALLEPLFGLMRYMPAPAFIPLLILYQGIGEEPKITLIFIGTFFFNALMVMDTVKFVPKELIEATYMLGGNRLATVMQVIFPHVVPGILDACRINLAAAWQLVIVAELVAATEGLGRRISVAGRFLRTDEIFVGIIVIGLIGLVFDLLFQYILRLTCQWASPER from the coding sequence ATGCCCGAAGAAGTTCATCCCCCATCAATTCGCGATCGCTTGAAGCCAAAGTCCTTGCGCCCATCAGTATTCTGGCGAATTTCTGAAGATATTCCACCAAAGCTTAATTTGATACTGGTAATAGCTTCGATTTTGGCTCCGCTATGCGTGTGGTGGTTAATGACAGCATTTGGTGGCATCGATCCGACTTTCTTACCATCACCGCAGCAGGTGATAGCTGCAGGGGAGAGGTTGTGGGCTTCGGGCGATCTACAGAAAGATACGATTGCGAGTCTATGGAGAGTAGGTGTAGGATTTCTACTATCATGCCTCATCTCAATTCCAATTGGTCTATTCATGGGCAGTTTTCGCAGTATCCGCGCTTTGCTAGAGCCTTTGTTTGGATTGATGCGATACATGCCCGCCCCAGCGTTTATTCCCCTATTGATTCTCTATCAGGGAATAGGAGAAGAACCCAAAATTACTTTAATCTTTATTGGCACATTTTTCTTTAATGCCTTGATGGTAATGGATACGGTGAAATTTGTGCCAAAGGAATTAATCGAAGCCACGTACATGCTGGGGGGCAATCGCCTTGCCACAGTAATGCAGGTTATCTTTCCTCATGTGGTGCCAGGGATTTTGGATGCCTGTCGCATTAACCTGGCAGCAGCTTGGCAGTTGGTAATTGTAGCAGAATTAGTAGCTGCAACTGAGGGATTAGGGCGACGTATTAGCGTTGCCGGACGCTTTCTCAGAACTGATGAGATTTTTGTTGGCATTATCGTAATTGGACTGATTGGTTTGGTATTCGATCTGTTGTTTCAGTATATTTTGCGATTGACTTGTCAATGGGCCAGTCCCGAACGATGA
- a CDS encoding late competence development ComFB family protein, whose amino-acid sequence MSKTIVNLTMPVIIEEIENILDSYEHHPYKEAFKIPDLYQELVAYVLSRVRSRYAVAEESERAQITSRARLVPLEEKLHIESVIYDGIQHVFDIIWKTDQHISIKRNQPLTAAVRA is encoded by the coding sequence ATGTCGAAGACAATCGTTAATTTAACAATGCCAGTAATTATTGAGGAAATTGAAAATATCCTTGATAGCTACGAGCATCATCCTTACAAAGAAGCTTTCAAAATTCCCGATCTGTATCAGGAATTAGTAGCCTATGTATTGAGTCGAGTACGTAGCCGCTATGCCGTCGCGGAGGAATCTGAAAGGGCACAAATAACCTCAAGAGCAAGACTAGTGCCCTTAGAGGAAAAACTCCACATAGAATCTGTGATTTATGATGGAATTCAGCATGTCTTTGACATAATTTGGAAGACTGACCAGCACATTAGTATCAAAAGAAATCAACCTCTCACTGCTGCTGTAAGAGCGTAA
- the rpmI gene encoding 50S ribosomal protein L35, giving the protein MPKLKTRSAAAKRFKVTGSGKLMRRRAMKNHLLEHKPTSRKSKLSKIAAVDERDVDRVKGMMPYI; this is encoded by the coding sequence GTGCCTAAACTCAAAACACGTAGTGCTGCCGCGAAGCGGTTTAAGGTTACTGGTAGCGGTAAGCTAATGCGCCGACGCGCCATGAAGAATCACCTTTTAGAGCATAAACCAACTAGTCGCAAAAGCAAATTGTCCAAAATAGCTGCTGTAGACGAGAGAGATGTCGATAGAGTCAAGGGCATGATGCCTTACATCTAA
- a CDS encoding ABC transporter substrate-binding protein — MSLRSRLFNNVFLCLASLILVVSCSNPANQVATQSPQTQSSSNLVRLGFSAWPGWFPWQVAQEQKIFASKNVEVDLKWFDGYLESINTLTAGQIDANSQTLNDTITAVAGGADQVVVLVNDNSTGNDKIIAREGINSVSDLKGKKVAAEEGTVDHFLLLLGMQKAGLKPSDITFVPLETGKAAAAFVAGQVDAVGVFAPFTTQALKRPGSKELFSSKDFPGAIPDHLVFNRKFIDAHPDRVQSMVDAWFATLDYIKANPERSIEILAKRANVSVDEYKEYANGTKIFTIEENLQAFQPGNDMSSLQFAAGQMSKFLTQVGLTKAQPNLDKLFDDRFVKAYAAKAKSK, encoded by the coding sequence ATGAGCCTGCGATCGCGATTATTCAATAATGTTTTTTTGTGCCTAGCTAGCCTGATACTGGTTGTAAGTTGCTCTAATCCAGCCAATCAGGTGGCGACCCAGTCGCCTCAAACTCAAAGCAGCAGTAATTTGGTACGCCTCGGATTTAGTGCTTGGCCTGGATGGTTTCCCTGGCAAGTTGCCCAAGAGCAAAAAATTTTTGCTAGTAAAAATGTGGAAGTGGATTTGAAATGGTTTGATGGCTATTTGGAGTCGATTAATACTCTAACCGCCGGACAAATTGATGCCAATTCCCAAACCCTGAACGATACGATTACTGCGGTGGCTGGTGGCGCAGATCAGGTGGTGGTTCTGGTCAACGATAACTCCACCGGCAATGATAAAATTATTGCGCGAGAAGGTATTAATAGCGTTAGCGATTTAAAAGGAAAGAAGGTAGCAGCAGAAGAAGGTACTGTAGATCACTTCCTATTACTTCTGGGCATGCAAAAAGCAGGGTTGAAGCCTTCCGATATTACCTTTGTGCCATTGGAAACTGGTAAAGCGGCGGCGGCTTTTGTGGCTGGACAGGTGGATGCTGTAGGTGTGTTTGCTCCATTTACAACGCAAGCGCTAAAACGACCTGGTAGCAAGGAACTATTTAGTTCCAAGGACTTCCCTGGCGCAATTCCCGATCACCTTGTCTTCAATCGCAAATTTATCGATGCCCACCCCGATCGCGTTCAATCCATGGTTGATGCGTGGTTTGCTACGCTCGATTACATTAAGGCCAATCCCGAGCGATCGATTGAGATCCTGGCGAAACGAGCCAATGTCAGCGTAGATGAATATAAGGAATACGCCAATGGCACAAAGATTTTTACAATTGAAGAGAATTTGCAGGCATTTCAGCCAGGGAATGATATGTCATCTCTACAGTTTGCGGCAGGACAAATGTCGAAATTCCTCACGCAAGTCGGCCTGACTAAAGCCCAACCCAATCTGGACAAGCTATTCGACGATCGCTTTGTTAAAGCCTATGCTGCTAAAGCGAAGTCTAAATAG
- a CDS encoding transporter substrate-binding domain-containing protein, whose translation MANSLPKLRPALLTCFLICLVGSVTIARMPTAPTLASDWLAIQKRGRLIVGVKDNLPPMGFRDPTGNLTGFEIDIARELAKELLGSENLVELVPLQNRDRLSAIWSDRVDLVVAHLTVTRNRSRLIDFTVPYYTDSTAVIVRRGSKSDLFSQKSAIAVIKGSSTIAVLQYLVPQAQLIGVNSYQAGLAALQADKVQAFAGDSSALVQWLKAHPDFERVKGLTSSHSLAIALPRGLQYEDLRAKVLQAVEKWRKNGWLRERASYWGLP comes from the coding sequence ATGGCAAACTCGCTACCAAAACTAAGACCTGCGCTCCTGACGTGCTTTCTCATCTGCTTGGTTGGTAGTGTGACGATCGCGCGCATGCCCACCGCTCCTACCCTAGCATCGGACTGGCTCGCCATTCAAAAGCGAGGTCGTTTGATTGTAGGTGTCAAGGACAACTTGCCGCCCATGGGCTTTCGAGATCCAACTGGTAATTTAACAGGGTTTGAGATTGATATTGCCAGAGAGTTAGCCAAAGAGCTACTGGGCAGCGAGAATCTGGTGGAATTAGTGCCATTACAGAATCGCGATCGCCTCTCCGCCATCTGGTCAGATCGAGTCGATCTGGTCGTAGCGCATCTCACCGTCACCCGCAATCGCTCGCGCTTAATCGACTTTACCGTCCCCTACTATACCGACAGCACTGCCGTAATTGTCAGACGAGGTTCTAAAAGCGATCTATTTAGTCAAAAGAGCGCGATCGCAGTAATCAAAGGATCGAGCACGATCGCCGTACTGCAATACCTTGTTCCCCAGGCACAACTGATTGGCGTAAACTCCTACCAGGCTGGTTTAGCAGCTTTACAAGCAGATAAAGTGCAGGCTTTTGCTGGTGATAGTAGCGCTCTGGTGCAATGGCTAAAAGCACATCCCGACTTTGAGCGCGTCAAAGGCCTGACATCATCCCACAGCTTAGCGATCGCCCTGCCGCGAGGACTGCAATACGAAGATCTCCGCGCTAAAGTACTACAGGCGGTGGAAAAATGGCGTAAAAATGGCTGGCTGCGCGAACGGGCTAGCTACTGGGGACTGCCGTAA
- a CDS encoding ABC transporter ATP-binding protein: MFLQVNNLSKRFQTRNGDLLVLKDINFAISQGEFVCAVGASGSGKSTLLRQIAGLDRPSQGEVRIDGQCVTGPGSDRGMVFQHYTLYPWMTVQENVEFGLKLQGIAKLERRKQASYYLSVVGLTKFAKALPRELSGGMKQRVAIARALASEPKILLMDEPFGALDVYTKEAMHEFMLDLWQRTQITVFTITHDVEEAVFLANRIFALSARPGTISKELRIDLPHRTSDIKRHHRFYDYRDELMNLLRQHGQEAAILA; encoded by the coding sequence ATGTTTCTCCAAGTCAACAATCTGAGCAAGCGATTTCAGACCCGAAACGGCGATCTACTAGTACTCAAGGACATTAACTTTGCGATTTCTCAAGGCGAATTTGTCTGCGCTGTAGGTGCTTCAGGTTCTGGTAAATCAACTCTCCTGCGCCAAATTGCTGGTTTGGATCGCCCTAGCCAGGGGGAGGTACGCATTGATGGGCAGTGCGTTACGGGGCCGGGTTCAGATCGTGGTATGGTGTTTCAACACTACACGCTGTATCCCTGGATGACCGTGCAGGAAAATGTGGAATTCGGATTGAAATTGCAGGGGATTGCCAAATTAGAACGCCGGAAGCAGGCCAGCTATTATCTCAGCGTGGTGGGGCTGACGAAATTTGCGAAGGCGCTTCCTAGGGAATTATCCGGTGGGATGAAGCAAAGGGTTGCGATCGCGCGAGCACTAGCTTCCGAACCCAAAATTTTACTTATGGATGAACCCTTTGGCGCGTTGGATGTCTATACCAAAGAAGCCATGCATGAATTTATGCTAGACCTATGGCAGCGCACGCAAATTACAGTATTTACGATCACCCATGATGTTGAAGAAGCAGTATTTCTGGCGAATCGCATTTTCGCCTTGAGCGCTCGTCCTGGCACGATTAGTAAGGAACTCAGAATAGATCTACCTCACCGTACCAGCGATATTAAACGGCATCACCGCTTTTATGATTACCGTGATGAGTTAATGAATTTGCTGCGACAACACGGACAAGAAGCGGCAATCCTGGCTTAA
- the rplT gene encoding 50S ribosomal protein L20 produces the protein MTRVKRGNVARKRRKKILKLAKGFRGSHSKLFRTANQQVMKALRNAYRDRRKKKRDFRRLWIARINAAARLQGITYSKLAGQLKKADIELNRKMLAQLAILDPDAFERVVEVAKAAK, from the coding sequence ATGACAAGAGTAAAACGCGGTAATGTAGCCAGAAAGCGCCGCAAGAAAATCCTGAAACTAGCCAAGGGCTTCCGTGGCTCCCACTCGAAGCTGTTTCGCACTGCTAACCAGCAGGTGATGAAGGCACTAAGAAACGCCTACCGCGATCGCCGTAAGAAAAAACGCGATTTTCGCCGTTTGTGGATAGCACGCATCAATGCTGCGGCTCGCCTGCAAGGCATCACCTACAGCAAGTTAGCAGGTCAGCTTAAGAAAGCAGATATCGAACTCAATCGCAAAATGCTGGCGCAACTAGCCATCCTCGATCCAGATGCGTTCGAGCGGGTAGTCGAAGTTGCTAAAGCTGCCAAGTAG
- a CDS encoding thiol-disulfide oxidoreductase DCC family protein gives MSTILPQPYSIIYDGNCNLCVSLVRVLEELDKGKLFSYKPMQDLEVLQDFNITAQDCEMGMLLIDSRNPENRWQGSDAAEEIGRLLPLGSIFISTYRALPGVKWIGDRAYDQIRDNRYVLFGRRSSTYHSTYPIGCASLGSCDSNIP, from the coding sequence TTGTCTACAATTTTGCCCCAACCCTATAGCATCATTTACGATGGCAACTGCAATCTTTGTGTTAGCCTTGTGCGCGTGTTAGAAGAGCTAGACAAAGGTAAACTGTTCTCCTACAAGCCGATGCAGGATTTGGAGGTATTACAAGATTTTAATATTACTGCCCAAGATTGCGAAATGGGGATGCTCTTGATCGATAGTCGAAATCCTGAAAATCGCTGGCAAGGAAGCGATGCCGCTGAAGAAATTGGGCGTTTATTGCCTTTAGGTAGCATTTTTATCTCGACTTACCGTGCCTTACCTGGGGTTAAATGGATTGGCGATCGCGCCTATGACCAGATTAGAGATAATCGTTACGTACTTTTTGGCAGACGTTCCAGTACCTACCATTCTACTTATCCCATCGGCTGCGCGTCGCTAGGATCTTGCGACTCCAATATTCCTTGA
- a CDS encoding SufE family protein: protein MPLTSTQLPESLERIVKRFQRLSDPKQRYEQLILYGQKLKAFPPEYKVAENKVPGCVSQVYVTATLSPEGSVVFSGDSDALISKGFVGLLAAGMNGLTPTEIQALSADFIQDTGLSVSLTPSRANGFMNVFHKMQQKAAELATHNT, encoded by the coding sequence ATGCCGTTAACCTCAACTCAACTGCCAGAATCACTGGAGCGCATTGTCAAGCGCTTTCAAAGGTTGTCCGACCCAAAACAACGTTACGAACAATTAATTTTGTACGGCCAGAAACTCAAGGCTTTTCCTCCCGAATATAAGGTTGCCGAGAATAAAGTCCCAGGCTGTGTATCTCAGGTATATGTCACGGCCACTTTAAGCCCTGAAGGCAGTGTAGTTTTTAGCGGCGACTCCGATGCGCTGATTAGCAAGGGATTTGTGGGCTTATTGGCGGCTGGCATGAATGGGCTAACCCCAACTGAGATCCAAGCATTGTCCGCTGATTTTATTCAGGATACGGGGTTATCAGTGAGCCTCACGCCCTCGCGCGCCAATGGCTTTATGAACGTGTTCCATAAAATGCAGCAAAAAGCCGCAGAGCTAGCCACTCACAATACTTAG